The following proteins are encoded in a genomic region of Devosia lucknowensis:
- the pepN gene encoding aminopeptidase N, with the protein MRTETEQTIYLKDYAPTPYRIVSVDLDFKILEDTTRVRAQLTIEPREQTPPGTPLVLNGDELKLDSVAVDGAPLVLSAYVSDANALTLVEPPHRRFVLETEVTLNPAANTKLMGLYRSSGTWCTQCEPEGFRRITYYLDRPDVLAPFKVRMSAPKALAPVLLANGNLVDQGDLGDGMHYAVWEDPFLKPAYLFALVAGDLGSISDSFTTMSGRKVSLGIYCTHGKENECHYAMDSLKRSMAWDERRFGREYDLDVFNIVAVSDFNFGAMENKGLNIFNDKLVFAQPETATDANYHSIERVIAHEYFHNWTGNRITCRDWFQLCLKEGLTVFRDQEFTSDERSRPVQRIHDVQNLRTSQFPEDGGPLAHPPRPDSFREINNFYTTTVYEKGAEIVRMLATLLGEAGFRKAMDLYFERHDGEATTIEAFIKVFEDASGRDLSQFATWYLQAGTPQVGVTDSYDPASQTYTLTLTQKVEPTPGEPTKKPLLIPVRFGLIGPNGSPMGFGSVSGGAVEDDLILLDRDSVTLTFTGVANKPVPSLFRGFSAPVKIASNLGQEELLFLARHDSDPFNRWDALQTATTTLIANAATGTAWSGTEVDALRQALVDTLDNPELDDAFKAQVIDIPTEPVIGRHIGKNVDPDAIARARADLVRALVGPVAEKLESIYRGLEVTAPYSPDARQAGQRSLRNGLLNLLTTGSDRGSDLASRQYDNATNMTDRYAAMAISARNWTAGAPALLGDFRTRFAGDPLVFDKWLTASAQAPDDGAIERMRATLTAPDFPRTNPNRLRSLLGSFVMANPVQFARADGLGFRFVTEAVAEIDKVNPQVASRILTGFRILPTLETRRRDVGLDALRALKEQHTLSRNVSEILDRIIAG; encoded by the coding sequence ATGCGTACCGAGACCGAACAAACCATCTACCTCAAGGACTATGCACCGACACCCTATCGGATCGTGTCAGTAGACCTCGATTTCAAGATTCTCGAAGACACGACGCGCGTCCGGGCACAGTTGACCATTGAGCCGCGCGAACAGACGCCGCCCGGCACGCCACTTGTGCTCAATGGCGATGAGCTCAAGCTCGATTCCGTCGCCGTGGACGGCGCGCCGCTGGTGCTTTCGGCCTATGTCAGCGATGCCAATGCACTGACGCTGGTCGAGCCGCCGCATCGGCGCTTTGTGCTCGAAACCGAAGTCACGCTCAATCCGGCTGCCAACACCAAGCTCATGGGCCTTTATCGCTCGAGCGGCACCTGGTGCACGCAGTGCGAGCCGGAAGGCTTTCGTCGCATCACCTACTATCTCGACCGCCCTGACGTATTGGCCCCGTTCAAGGTCCGCATGAGCGCGCCGAAGGCGCTGGCGCCGGTGCTGCTGGCCAACGGCAACCTCGTGGACCAGGGCGACTTGGGCGACGGCATGCATTATGCCGTGTGGGAAGATCCGTTCCTCAAGCCCGCCTATCTGTTCGCGCTGGTCGCCGGCGACCTCGGCTCGATCTCGGACAGCTTCACCACGATGAGCGGCCGCAAGGTATCGCTGGGCATCTATTGCACCCACGGCAAGGAAAACGAATGCCACTACGCCATGGACAGCCTCAAGCGCTCCATGGCCTGGGACGAACGTCGCTTCGGCCGCGAATATGATCTCGACGTCTTCAACATCGTCGCCGTCTCCGATTTCAATTTCGGCGCGATGGAGAACAAGGGTCTCAACATCTTCAACGACAAGCTGGTCTTCGCCCAGCCTGAGACCGCGACCGATGCCAACTACCATTCCATCGAGCGCGTCATCGCGCACGAATACTTCCACAACTGGACCGGCAACCGGATCACCTGCCGCGACTGGTTCCAGCTTTGCCTCAAGGAGGGCCTGACGGTCTTCCGCGATCAGGAATTCACCTCGGACGAGCGCAGCCGGCCCGTGCAGCGCATTCATGACGTGCAGAACCTGCGCACGTCGCAATTCCCCGAGGATGGCGGTCCACTCGCCCACCCGCCGCGGCCCGACAGCTTCCGCGAGATCAACAACTTCTACACGACCACAGTCTACGAAAAGGGCGCCGAGATCGTCCGCATGCTGGCCACCCTCCTGGGCGAGGCCGGTTTCCGCAAGGCCATGGACCTCTATTTCGAGCGCCATGACGGCGAGGCGACCACGATCGAAGCCTTCATCAAGGTGTTCGAGGATGCGAGCGGCCGTGACCTTTCCCAGTTCGCGACATGGTATCTCCAGGCCGGCACGCCGCAGGTCGGCGTTACCGACAGCTACGATCCTGCCAGCCAGACCTATACGCTCACGCTCACGCAGAAGGTGGAGCCGACCCCGGGCGAGCCGACCAAGAAGCCATTACTGATCCCGGTTCGCTTCGGCCTCATCGGCCCAAATGGCAGCCCGATGGGTTTTGGTTCGGTGTCCGGCGGCGCGGTCGAGGATGATCTGATCCTCCTCGACAGGGACAGCGTGACGCTGACCTTCACCGGTGTCGCCAACAAGCCGGTTCCGTCGCTGTTCCGTGGCTTCTCGGCGCCGGTCAAGATCGCCTCCAACCTGGGGCAGGAGGAGCTCCTGTTCCTCGCGCGGCACGACAGTGACCCGTTCAACCGCTGGGACGCCCTGCAGACCGCCACGACGACCCTTATCGCCAATGCCGCGACCGGCACCGCATGGTCCGGTACCGAAGTCGACGCCCTGCGTCAGGCGCTGGTCGACACGCTCGACAACCCGGAGCTCGATGACGCCTTCAAGGCCCAGGTCATCGACATACCGACCGAACCGGTCATTGGCCGCCATATCGGCAAGAACGTCGATCCGGATGCCATTGCCAGGGCACGCGCCGATCTCGTGCGCGCCCTTGTCGGTCCGGTCGCCGAGAAGCTAGAGAGCATCTATCGCGGCCTTGAGGTCACGGCGCCCTATAGCCCCGATGCCCGACAGGCCGGCCAGCGCTCGCTGCGCAATGGTCTGCTGAACCTTTTGACCACAGGATCGGATCGCGGATCGGATCTGGCGAGCCGCCAGTACGACAATGCCACCAACATGACCGATCGCTATGCCGCGATGGCCATATCGGCGCGCAACTGGACCGCAGGAGCCCCTGCCCTTCTCGGCGATTTCCGGACCCGCTTCGCCGGTGATCCGCTGGTCTTTGACAAATGGCTCACGGCGTCGGCCCAGGCTCCGGATGATGGTGCCATCGAGCGGATGCGCGCCACACTTACCGCGCCGGATTTCCCCAGGACCAACCCCAACCGCCTGCGGTCGCTTCTGGGCAGCTTCGTCATGGCCAATCCGGTGCAGTTCGCCCGAGCCGACGGCCTGGGCTTCCGTTTCGTCACCGAGGCGGTCGCCGAGATCGACAAGGTCAACCCGCAGGTCGCCTCGCGCATCCTGACCGGCTTCCGCATCCTGCCCACGCTCGAGACCCGGCGTCGCGATGTCGGTCTTGACGCGCTCCGGGCGCTCAAGGAGCAGCACACGCTCAGCCGCAATGTGAGTGAAATCCTCGACCGGATCATCGCCGGGTGA
- a CDS encoding ABC transporter ATP-binding protein translates to MFNRVVSYFDNLYSPVALAENRQPPMGLRAFVAYFVAQFRVAFILRIILVAIGSVADALMPVFVGLVVGMLATTSPGEIFDQHGQTLLWMVFVVVVVRPLAFLMDTLIRNHGIVPNLVDLIRWQSHWHVIRQSWTFFQNDFAGRIANKVIQLGEAIEIGVNLTIDAAWYALVFVVVAVVVLAQLDPVLLVPIGVWLLLYAVLFTITMPLIARYSETLSEAKSVMTGRIVDSYTNIQTLKTFATGGHEDQYVADSVMGHVVEFRKLMRVFTYMWSVLFLLNAGLVVSVTWLALAGWNQGTLSAAAVATAIPFALQIMNMSGWILEIGSNIFRQVGTTKDSMDTIAQPLTMLDAPDAKPLMVAQGGLDYDKVSFNYWRGKEGSVIDAFSLKVAPGEKIGLVGRSGSGKSTLVNLALRMFDVQEGAIRIDGHDVREVTQESLRAAIGLVSQDTSLLHRSVRENLKYGRHDAPDEDMIRAAEQANVHDVIMGLSDPQGRKGYDAHVGERGVKLSGGQRQRVAIARVLLKNAPILVLDEATSALDSEVEAAIQEQLTQLMRGKTVIAIAHRLSTIAAMDRLVVLEKGQIIEEGTHAQLLATGGHYAMLWERQSGGFLDLEASQ, encoded by the coding sequence ATGTTCAACCGCGTCGTTTCTTATTTCGACAATCTCTATTCGCCCGTCGCCCTGGCAGAAAACCGCCAGCCGCCCATGGGCCTCCGGGCTTTCGTAGCCTATTTCGTCGCCCAGTTCCGGGTCGCTTTCATCCTTCGCATCATCCTGGTTGCCATCGGCTCGGTCGCCGATGCGCTCATGCCTGTGTTTGTCGGTCTGGTGGTCGGCATGCTGGCCACGACCAGTCCGGGCGAAATCTTCGACCAGCATGGCCAGACCCTGCTGTGGATGGTGTTCGTGGTGGTCGTGGTGCGCCCACTGGCCTTCCTGATGGACACGCTGATCCGCAACCACGGCATCGTGCCAAACCTGGTCGATCTCATCCGCTGGCAGAGCCACTGGCATGTCATCCGGCAAAGCTGGACCTTCTTCCAGAACGACTTTGCCGGCCGTATCGCCAACAAGGTGATCCAGCTCGGCGAGGCCATCGAGATCGGGGTAAACCTCACCATCGACGCGGCCTGGTATGCGCTGGTCTTCGTGGTCGTCGCCGTGGTGGTGCTGGCCCAGCTCGATCCGGTACTGCTGGTGCCGATCGGGGTTTGGCTGCTGCTCTATGCGGTGCTGTTCACCATCACCATGCCGCTGATCGCCCGCTATTCCGAGACCCTATCGGAGGCCAAGTCGGTGATGACCGGTCGTATCGTCGACAGCTACACCAACATCCAGACGCTCAAGACCTTCGCCACCGGCGGGCACGAAGACCAGTATGTGGCCGACAGCGTCATGGGGCACGTGGTCGAGTTCCGCAAGCTCATGCGGGTCTTTACCTACATGTGGTCCGTGCTGTTCCTGCTCAATGCCGGCCTCGTGGTGTCGGTGACCTGGCTGGCGCTGGCCGGCTGGAACCAGGGCACGCTGAGCGCGGCGGCCGTGGCGACGGCCATCCCCTTCGCCTTGCAGATCATGAACATGAGCGGCTGGATCCTCGAGATCGGATCCAACATCTTCCGCCAGGTCGGCACGACCAAGGACTCGATGGACACCATCGCCCAGCCCCTGACCATGCTCGACGCGCCCGACGCCAAACCGCTGATGGTGGCCCAGGGTGGGCTCGACTATGACAAGGTCAGCTTCAACTACTGGCGCGGCAAGGAAGGCTCGGTCATCGACGCCTTCAGCCTCAAGGTCGCGCCCGGCGAGAAGATCGGTCTTGTCGGGCGTTCGGGCTCGGGCAAGTCGACGCTGGTCAACCTGGCGCTGCGCATGTTCGACGTGCAGGAGGGGGCGATCCGCATCGACGGGCACGATGTGCGCGAGGTGACGCAGGAAAGCCTGCGGGCGGCCATCGGGCTCGTCAGCCAGGATACCTCGCTGCTGCACCGCTCGGTGCGGGAGAACCTCAAATACGGCCGCCACGATGCGCCCGACGAGGACATGATCCGGGCTGCCGAACAGGCCAATGTTCACGACGTGATCATGGGCCTGTCCGATCCGCAGGGGCGCAAGGGCTACGACGCGCATGTCGGCGAGCGGGGCGTCAAGCTCTCGGGCGGGCAGCGCCAGCGCGTCGCCATCGCACGGGTGCTGCTCAAGAACGCGCCGATCCTGGTGCTCGACGAAGCGACCTCGGCGCTCGACAGCGAGGTGGAGGCGGCGATCCAGGAGCAGCTGACCCAGCTCATGCGCGGCAAGACGGTGATCGCCATCGCCCATCGCCTCTCCACCATCGCCGCCATGGACCGCCTGGTGGTGCTGGAAAAGGGGCAGATCATCGAGGAAGGCACCCATGCCCAGCTGCTGGCCACGGGCGGGCATTATGCCATGCTCTGGGAGCGGCAGTCCGGCGGATTCCTCGACCTCGAGGCGTCACAATAA
- a CDS encoding sensor histidine kinase: protein MRSSEVSGAGALGFRVGQRDQRQSRRPQKPSASAWHFSRTTAAVAGTAFLAASLFVAYDAIQALVGFQQQIQFLAERAKDESLLALASADPLLGGRAEASLAGGSTPTVAWNAEPDAALAGIAGRGAAAFALAGLLTLATSRRRRDGMPDPARRENYMQLAAAIPMGLACWTGTGQLIVCNDQYRRRLNLEDTRLTYHQAVGRLIAGGYMKLIREDDNLRILELHCEDGTCLQIDERPLGDGDFMTLVSDITETKRTDALLSAIRDEQRLLARRYHEEKLKAEAASRAKTNFLAHLSHDIRTPLNHIIGFADLMQHQTYGPLGDDRYTDYIHTIKSSGEHLLASFGAILDLTELENGTKPLRNDPVLLDEVLAAVTQRFLGQAQRAGIALDVGPLTGAVLRGDRLALIRMVGNIMDNAMRFTRPGGRVTLAGFAAEDGVVIEISDTGVGMSEERLATLSQPFALGDATFTREGAGPGLGISIARAIAELSGGRMAIDSSPALGTTVAISLPTDPAAAGLIAA, encoded by the coding sequence ATGCGGTCGTCGGAAGTTTCCGGCGCCGGCGCACTCGGATTCCGCGTCGGCCAAAGAGATCAAAGACAGAGCCGTCGCCCGCAGAAGCCATCCGCCAGCGCCTGGCACTTTTCGCGCACCACCGCCGCCGTCGCCGGCACCGCCTTCCTCGCCGCGAGCCTGTTCGTCGCTTACGACGCGATCCAGGCACTGGTCGGATTTCAACAACAAATTCAATTCCTTGCTGAGCGCGCAAAGGATGAGTCCCTGCTCGCTCTGGCATCGGCAGACCCTCTGCTCGGCGGCCGGGCCGAGGCCAGCCTGGCGGGTGGCAGCACGCCGACCGTCGCGTGGAACGCCGAGCCCGATGCAGCGCTGGCCGGCATTGCCGGGCGCGGCGCCGCCGCCTTCGCCCTCGCCGGTCTCCTGACGCTCGCCACCTCGCGCCGCCGCCGGGATGGAATGCCCGATCCGGCGCGGCGGGAAAACTACATGCAGTTGGCCGCTGCCATCCCCATGGGCCTTGCATGCTGGACCGGCACCGGCCAACTCATTGTCTGCAATGATCAATATCGACGCCGTCTCAATCTCGAAGACACGCGCCTGACCTACCATCAGGCCGTCGGGCGCCTGATCGCGGGCGGCTACATGAAGCTGATCCGCGAGGATGACAACCTGCGCATCCTGGAACTTCATTGCGAGGATGGTACCTGCCTGCAGATCGACGAGCGTCCCCTCGGCGACGGCGACTTCATGACCCTGGTGTCAGACATCACCGAGACCAAACGGACGGATGCCCTGCTCAGCGCCATCAGGGACGAGCAGCGCCTGCTGGCACGGCGGTACCATGAGGAGAAGCTGAAGGCAGAGGCCGCCAGCCGCGCCAAGACCAACTTCCTCGCTCATCTCAGCCACGACATCCGGACGCCGCTCAATCACATCATCGGCTTTGCGGACCTCATGCAGCACCAGACGTATGGGCCATTGGGCGACGACCGTTACACGGACTACATCCACACGATCAAGAGCTCGGGCGAACACCTGCTGGCTTCCTTCGGCGCCATTCTCGATCTCACTGAATTGGAGAACGGAACCAAGCCTTTGCGGAATGATCCGGTGCTGCTGGACGAAGTCCTTGCTGCCGTCACCCAGCGCTTCCTTGGTCAGGCGCAGCGCGCTGGCATCGCTCTTGATGTTGGTCCGCTGACCGGCGCGGTCCTGCGCGGTGATCGGCTGGCGCTGATCCGCATGGTCGGCAATATCATGGACAACGCCATGCGTTTCACCCGTCCCGGCGGTCGGGTCACGCTGGCCGGTTTCGCGGCCGAGGATGGTGTGGTCATCGAGATCAGCGATACCGGCGTCGGCATGAGCGAGGAACGCCTCGCCACCCTGAGCCAGCCGTTCGCGCTGGGCGACGCCACTTTCACCCGCGAAGGCGCTGGCCCCGGGCTCGGCATTTCAATCGCGCGGGCCATTGCGGAGCTCAGCGGCGGCCGCATGGCCATCGATTCCAGCCCTGCTCTCGGGACGACCGTCGCCATCTCCCTGCCAACCGATCCTGCTGCCGCCGGCCTGATCGCGGCCTGA
- a CDS encoding ABC transporter ATP-binding protein yields the protein MLRWFESRLDPYPKGDPVEPPKGLLEFCLHYSHGAKRWLALMAAAAAAVAIGEIIIFGFIGDVVNWLAGADPDTFLETDGWKLALMGAMIVFIVPGVALLSTLVQHQTLLGNFPQRIRWMSHRYLIRQSMSYFQDEFAGRIGAKLMQTSLAVREVVMKLLDMLVYVVVYFTGAVILAASADWRLAIPFLVWLAAYVAMMFYFIPRMGKISQEQADARSMMTGRIVDSYTNIATVKLFSHSNREETYAREAMDQFLDTAYRQMRLFTVLNTLVLWSNSLLLFAVGATGIWLWMQGLMTPGSLAVSLGLVMRFQGMSQWVMWEMSSLFENIGTVRDGMSSLSLPRVVSDKPDAKTLPAVNGDIKFENVSFHYGKTSGVIEGLNLHIRPGEKIGLVGRSGAGKSTIVNLLLRFYDRADGKILIDGHDIAQVTQDSLRANIGVVTQDTSLLHRSVRENIIYGRPDATEEMMLAAAEQAEGSDFIQTLTDLQGRKGFDAHVGERGVKLSGGQRQRIAIARVLLKNAPILVLDEATSALDSEVEAAIQSQLQMLMQGKTVIAIAHRLSTIAMMDRLVVLDKGRIVEQGTHSELVDTGGIYSQLWHRQSGGFLELDEPEEAAQ from the coding sequence ATGCTGCGCTGGTTCGAATCGCGCCTGGATCCATACCCCAAGGGAGACCCGGTCGAGCCGCCCAAGGGCTTGCTTGAATTCTGCCTGCACTACAGCCACGGCGCCAAGCGCTGGCTGGCGCTGATGGCGGCTGCCGCGGCTGCCGTCGCGATCGGCGAAATCATCATCTTCGGCTTCATTGGCGATGTGGTGAACTGGCTTGCGGGCGCCGATCCGGACACGTTCCTCGAGACCGACGGCTGGAAGCTGGCCCTCATGGGCGCCATGATCGTCTTCATCGTGCCGGGCGTGGCCTTGCTGTCGACGCTGGTGCAGCACCAGACCCTTTTGGGCAATTTCCCGCAGCGCATTCGCTGGATGAGTCATCGCTACCTCATCCGCCAGTCGATGAGCTATTTCCAGGACGAGTTTGCCGGGCGCATCGGCGCCAAGCTGATGCAGACATCGCTCGCCGTGCGCGAAGTGGTGATGAAGCTGCTCGACATGCTCGTCTACGTGGTCGTCTATTTCACCGGCGCGGTGATCCTGGCGGCCTCGGCCGACTGGCGCCTCGCGATCCCGTTCCTTGTCTGGCTGGCCGCCTATGTGGCGATGATGTTCTACTTCATCCCGCGCATGGGCAAGATCTCCCAGGAACAGGCCGACGCGCGCTCGATGATGACGGGCCGCATCGTGGACAGCTACACCAATATCGCGACGGTGAAGCTGTTCAGCCATTCCAACCGCGAGGAAACCTATGCCCGCGAGGCCATGGACCAGTTTCTCGACACGGCCTACCGGCAGATGCGGCTGTTCACCGTGCTCAACACGCTGGTGCTATGGTCGAACTCGCTGCTGCTGTTCGCCGTGGGCGCAACTGGCATCTGGCTCTGGATGCAGGGTCTGATGACACCCGGTTCGCTGGCCGTGTCGCTGGGCCTGGTCATGCGCTTCCAGGGCATGAGCCAGTGGGTGATGTGGGAAATGTCGTCGCTGTTCGAGAATATCGGCACGGTGCGCGACGGCATGAGTTCGCTCTCGCTGCCGCGTGTCGTTTCGGACAAGCCCGACGCCAAGACCTTGCCGGCAGTCAATGGCGACATCAAGTTCGAGAACGTCTCGTTCCACTACGGCAAGACATCGGGCGTCATCGAAGGCCTGAACCTGCACATCCGGCCGGGCGAGAAGATCGGCCTCGTGGGACGTTCGGGCGCCGGCAAGTCGACGATCGTCAACCTGCTGCTGCGCTTTTATGACCGGGCCGATGGCAAGATCCTGATCGACGGGCACGACATTGCCCAGGTGACCCAGGACAGCCTGCGGGCCAATATCGGCGTGGTGACGCAGGATACCTCCCTGCTGCATCGCTCGGTGCGCGAAAACATCATCTATGGCCGTCCCGATGCGACCGAAGAGATGATGCTGGCGGCTGCCGAACAGGCCGAAGGCTCAGATTTCATCCAGACCCTGACCGACCTGCAGGGCCGCAAAGGGTTCGACGCCCATGTCGGCGAGCGCGGCGTGAAGCTCTCGGGCGGCCAGCGCCAGCGTATCGCCATTGCCCGCGTGCTGCTCAAGAACGCCCCGATCCTGGTGCTGGACGAGGCGACATCGGCGCTGGACTCCGAAGTCGAGGCGGCCATTCAGAGCCAGCTGCAGATGCTGATGCAGGGCAAGACGGTGATCGCCATCGCTCACCGCCTGTCGACCATCGCCATGATGGACCGGCTTGTGGTGCTCGATAAGGGCCGCATCGTCGAGCAGGGCACGCATTCGGAACTGGTGGATACGGGCGGCATCTACAGCCAGCTCTGGCACCGCCAGTCCGGCGGCTTCCTGGAACTGGACGAGCCGGAAGAAGCGGCGCAGTGA
- a CDS encoding putative bifunctional diguanylate cyclase/phosphodiesterase — MYAMLVSNTVILAWTHLGVAPASLTLYIPGVLVALSLLRTLLWWRLRGRPLTISKARSNLRAMIWVGAALALGFTTWSFSLFPYGDAYLRSHIAFYMGITTIGCMFCLMHVRAAALAVGMCVLVPFTVFFVMSGQMTLIAIAINMVLVVSVLLIILLGNNRDFAALVQSRTAIATRQNETQRLSEENNRLANIDILTGIPNRRSFERMLGEHLAVAQARGQTIAVARIDLDHFRAVNEVYGQITGDLVLAEVARRINAIKRPTTVLTRLDGDNFALIMHEPCDEAAQLRCAEAVASVFRQSFDLPLGVVRVTASVGIAASTPGDTAETLFDHADYATWVAKRDQRGSAVLFNATHQQDLRRTRYMEHMLHTADLDDEIYILLQPQFDVAVGETTGFEVLARWRNPVLGEVSPVDFIPMAERTGQINRVTMAVLRKAIAVAAELPRSVRLSVNLSANDIGSTSAIEQIVALMGRSATPSRIDFEITETAVMRDLKQANQSLLALLGLGARIALDDFGTGHSSLTHVQKLPLHRIKIDRSFVAEVNDDPASRAIVKTMIDLCRNLGISCVFEGIETEDQLHTLVALGGSVMQGYLFGRPMQAALVTEYLKRERGLRHVEGRVAS; from the coding sequence ATGTATGCGATGCTCGTGTCGAATACGGTCATCCTGGCCTGGACGCATCTGGGCGTCGCGCCGGCCTCCCTCACCCTCTACATTCCCGGCGTGCTGGTGGCCCTCAGCCTCCTGCGTACCCTGCTCTGGTGGCGGTTGCGCGGCAGGCCGCTGACCATCAGCAAGGCCCGCAGCAACCTGCGCGCGATGATCTGGGTCGGTGCCGCGCTCGCACTGGGTTTCACCACCTGGAGCTTCTCGCTCTTTCCCTACGGCGACGCCTATCTGCGCTCGCACATCGCCTTCTACATGGGCATCACCACCATCGGCTGCATGTTCTGCCTGATGCATGTCCGCGCGGCCGCACTGGCCGTCGGCATGTGCGTGCTCGTCCCGTTCACGGTCTTCTTCGTCATGTCGGGCCAGATGACGCTGATCGCGATCGCCATCAACATGGTGCTGGTCGTCTCGGTCCTCCTGATCATCCTCCTGGGCAACAACCGCGACTTTGCCGCGCTGGTGCAGTCGCGAACCGCCATTGCCACCAGACAGAACGAAACCCAGCGGCTGTCCGAAGAGAACAACCGCCTCGCCAATATCGACATCCTCACCGGCATCCCCAATCGCCGCAGCTTCGAGCGCATGCTGGGCGAGCATCTGGCCGTGGCCCAGGCGCGGGGCCAGACCATCGCGGTCGCCCGGATCGATCTCGACCATTTCCGCGCCGTCAACGAAGTCTATGGCCAGATCACCGGCGATCTGGTGCTGGCCGAAGTGGCCCGGCGCATCAATGCCATCAAGCGTCCGACTACGGTGCTGACCCGTCTCGACGGCGACAATTTCGCGCTGATCATGCACGAGCCCTGCGACGAGGCCGCTCAGCTTCGCTGCGCCGAGGCTGTCGCGAGCGTCTTCCGCCAGTCCTTCGACCTGCCGCTGGGCGTCGTGCGCGTAACGGCCTCGGTGGGCATTGCAGCATCCACGCCGGGCGATACGGCCGAAACACTCTTCGATCACGCCGACTATGCCACCTGGGTGGCCAAGCGCGACCAGCGCGGCAGTGCCGTGCTGTTCAACGCAACGCATCAGCAGGATCTGCGTCGTACCCGCTATATGGAGCACATGCTGCACACGGCCGATCTCGACGACGAGATCTATATCCTCCTGCAGCCGCAGTTCGATGTCGCCGTCGGCGAGACCACTGGCTTCGAAGTGCTCGCCCGCTGGCGCAATCCCGTCCTGGGTGAGGTCTCGCCGGTCGATTTCATTCCCATGGCCGAGCGCACCGGGCAGATCAACCGCGTCACCATGGCAGTCCTTCGCAAGGCCATCGCCGTCGCCGCCGAACTGCCGCGCAGCGTCCGGTTGTCGGTCAACCTGTCGGCCAACGATATCGGCTCGACCTCGGCCATCGAGCAGATCGTGGCGCTGATGGGCAGGAGCGCCACGCCATCGCGGATCGATTTCGAGATCACCGAAACGGCCGTCATGCGCGATCTCAAGCAGGCCAATCAGTCACTGCTGGCGCTGCTCGGGCTGGGCGCCCGCATTGCGCTGGACGATTTCGGCACCGGCCATTCGAGCCTCACCCATGTGCAGAAGCTGCCGCTCCATCGCATCAAGATCGACCGCAGCTTCGTGGCCGAGGTCAACGACGATCCGGCCAGCCGCGCCATCGTCAAGACCATGATCGACCTCTGCCGCAACCTCGGCATTTCCTGCGTCTTCGAAGGCATCGAGACCGAGGACCAGCTGCATACGCTGGTGGCCCTGGGCGGTTCGGTGATGCAGGGGTACCTGTTCGGCCGCCCGATGCAAGCGGCCCTGGTCACCGAATACCTCAAGCGCGAGCGCGGGCTTCGCCACGTCGAGGGACGCGTCGCCAGCTGA